The following is a genomic window from Carassius auratus strain Wakin unplaced genomic scaffold, ASM336829v1 scaf_tig00216559, whole genome shotgun sequence.
ataataagtacaaagTATGTACATGAgggacaggactgtaaaataaagtactacctctttctctctctcatacgATCACACTACTTAACTATGCCACAgaactaaaatatttgtttttaaaactgcAGACTAATGTAAAAAATTGCTCATTTCTCAAATCCACAAGATGCACAATGTCTACGGGTGCCTTTGTAGCCAAAGAAAACCAATCTAACCAGTCCTGATTTTGGCTTGTAATACTTAAGAGATTTTACCTACTGCTAATTCACAGAGGAGATCAGCATGGAGCCTGGAGCTAATGAGAGAAGCTTTGTCTGTCCCTCCAGTGCTCATTCTTCTGCTCAAACAAAACATTAGCAGATTATTGTAACGGAATTAAGAAGACAAAAGATTCAAATTGGATATTGATCAGAAGAGTGAGGTGGCAGCATTTCTGCTGATTAAGCCTGTGATGAGGGGATTGATCCACAATGCTTGTCCTCACGTCTGAAGATGTCTGGCAGGCCTATAGTCTGCCTGACAAAGGTGGTGAATGGAAGTGTGAAGCGGTCTGACACCAGAACACAATGAATACCTAAAGCTCAACATCAGTTCTCATGACTGTGTTTAAAATGATGACAGACATCAGATGACAAACAGACAAATATAACTACACAATCAATAGAATAACAGGCGCCAGATGGTGTAGATTCTTGTATTGGCATGTAGAAAGTCAGCATAAATGTTCAGGAATGATGTAGAATGTTCATTAAGAGTGATTCAGAACAGCTGATTCATGCTGATCTGAGGCCAGCTTTAAAGATCAGAGCTGGAGGCTTGGATCCTGAAAGACAACCACTGATCTCCAGCAAGACAAGGGCTGCAGCGATCAATGCAGAATCCATGTTAACTGTCAGTGTTTTTCAATGTGGCTCAGagataaaacatataaataataaaaaaaaaaggttaaacgtAAAACCAAGGAGCAGAAAAGGCAATGAATgtcgttgaaaaaaaaaaatacaaaaaatggatagtaaaaataaattaaagtaaaattgcTCTTTAACAAATTGCTGTTTTATGAAAACAAGCCACTGTTCCAAGGCACTCCTCTGCATATTATGCATAAAAACATCCCTTGGAGAAAAAAATATGTGTGCTTTTACACATAACCTTGAGAGatttgctaattaaaaatatatatgcaatatatatttcaccaaaatgatctaaaaagtaaaaaaacaaaaccttttattAAAGCCTGAAGCAGTTCCAGATATATATAAGTTGCTTACTGTTCATGTTCTTGAAGATGTTCAAGATGGGGAGGATCTGTCTGTAGTACGGGACCAGCGCCTCACCCACCATATCTGCTGATACAACCAGGTGCTGCAGAACCTTCAGCGTGGTGCAGATGACCTGCCTGCTCCTCGTGTTGAGAGCATCTGTAGACAAACACAGAGAGATGAGGAGAACAAGAAAGAAGGTCCAAAAATACTTTGAGGTGTGGGGGAAAAACTGTGATATTTTCCTATTTTACAAGCCTTATTGGGGTGTTGTATATTTTACCGCTTTACAAGCCTTATTGGGGTGTAATAATGGGTCTAAAGCCTGTCTGTACAAGGCATTTAGGAGgtataattcatccaaaaatgaaaatcatttacaCATCTTTTGTGTTTTGAGAGGCAGCTATGTGCTGTACTTTACCAACCACCTCCACTTACTTCCTGCTCTCCCATATCTGTATAACACACCATGAAATTCTAATTACCAAACAAACACACCAAACTGTTTTCCAGCGGTGTGACATTTGCACTGAAGGAGTGTTCAATAATTCATGGTGTGTGACGCGTCTGGAGGAGTAAGGATCTGTTTCTAAATCTCTCTAAGTAAAGGAACCATTAATGCCTCTATCATATTAGGCTCTAAAAATTAACCACCTCACACACCCTCTCCTTCTCTAAATACCACAGAAGCATGACATTTAGACACTTCAGTAATTGCGTTAGTTTAACTCCTGATACAAACATAACTGCAGTCATTCCTGTGGAAGAGGGAAAAAAGTTTTCTAATTTGTCTATCAAtctgtctacctgtctgtctatctatgcTGC
Proteins encoded in this region:
- the LOC113098449 gene encoding parkin coregulated gene protein homolog, which gives rise to RGWSFCDLELVEIEKLDYHHYLPLFFDGLCETVHPYEFFARQGIHDMLEHGGSKILPVIPQLIIPIKNALNTRSRQVICTTLKVLQHLVVSADMVGEALVPYYRQILPILNIFKNMNINMDSALIAAALVLLEISGCLSGSKPPALIFKAGLRSA